The genomic window TATTGATAAACTAAGATCAATGCTATGGCTTCTATATCTCAATACTATAGCAATCCTAATTGAGTTGCGAGAAAACACGGAATCCCAGATACCTGACTTCTTGAAGAAGTCGGGTATCTGGCCTCTCATGAATGATTTAGGATTGCTATATACTCTTATCTTAAAATATCGCCGTGACTACTATTACTATTAACTTGAACAACGTAGTTAGACTCAGTGAAGACCAATTTTATCAGCTATGTCGAGATAATCCCGATATTAAGTTTGAACTCAATGCTAACGGAGAATTGATAGTTATGCCACCTACAGGGGGAGAAACTGGAAAAAGTAACGCCAAACTTACAACAAGATTTGTTTTGTGGAATGAGCAAACACAACTAGGTGAAGTTTTTGACTCTTCTACTTGTTTTCGACTCCCCAATGGTGCAAACCGTTCTCCTGATGTTTCTTGGATAGAAATTAGCCGATGGAATGCACTTTCATTAGAACAACGAGAAAAATTTCCTCCCATTGCGCCTGATTTTGTTTTAGAGTTGATGTCTCCATCCGATAGCTTGAGTGAAACACAAGCTAAAATGCAAGAATATATGAATGCGGGAGTAAAGCTAGGTTGGTTGATAGACAGAAAAACACGCCGTATAGAAATTTATCGTCAAGGGCAACCAAAAGAAGTATTAGAATCTCCTACCAACTTATCTGGAGAAGATATATTAATTGGTTTTACTTTAGATTTGCAGATTATCTGGAGTTAACCCACTGCATATTCTGTAAATTTCCTCATAAAAGGAGACTGAAAACCTAACACAATATCTTCTTTAGGTACTCCCATCGTAACTAAATTGGCTGCAATATCATCCTCTGTACCATTCCACTGAAGCCAAATTTTTTCACCCTTAATATCGATATGGATGATACAACTATGCACCCAATCCTGTCCCTCCCAGCCAACATGAACTATTTGGTAATGATCACGTTCTGTATCAAAAATATTTTCAACTTCTATATTTCCGTTAGCAGGTTTTTGCTGACTATACTCCTGTAATATTTGTTGTATCATCTGGCGATAATTGGCTATTTTTTCCATTTGACAATTACCTCTTTTTCTGCATTATAAATAATCATTTTGACTCGATTCTCTTCAATCATTTCTTGAGGGAAATCAAGTTGAAAAAATGTTTTATAGGTTGTCAAAGGTACTGCTAAATATAAAACACGCTCTGGCTGTCGTCGTTTCAGTGCGCCTCTATAGTTGATAAACTGTCCCAATGCTGTCAACTGATAATGAAATAATATCCCATAAAAAAGAGTATCAACTCTATCTTGAATGATAAAATTGATACTTATTCTTAAAAGTTTGTAGTAAGGGCTGAAGCCCTTAGTCATGTCTAATTTTGAGGGCTGAAGCCCTCACTACGAACTAATATACCTCTGCCACATTTGGGTGTAAGCATTTTCCATTTCACGGGTAAACTGCTTACCATTCCATAGAGGTGATGTTTTTCTGGACTGTCTCAACTTCCAAGCAATTTGTTGTCTTAAGGCTTCATCCTTACCCAAACGCACACCCCACTCTACATATTCTTCATCAGTCCAAGCAATACCTTCTGTAATACCAGCATTCATCATCATGGTGTAACTGTTACGTGCAGCGAATTGCTCACCTACTCGCGTCACCATAGGGATACACATCCATAGAGTTTCTAGGGTGGTTGTAGCACCGTTGTAGGGATAGGTGTCTAATACAATATCAGCAATTCCTAAATTAGCACGGTGAACCGATTCTGCAATTACACCTGGAAGAAAGCGCAATTTAGAGGTATCTACGCCCTCTTCTTCTGCTAGCCCATCAAAGAATATTTTGATCGATTCTTCATCAGATATCCCTTTAATTAAGAAGTAGCTATTGGGAACTTCTTTAAGGATTCTCAATTGCAGTCTTGCAATATCTGGATGTCGCTTAAAGCCTCGTTGGGCGCAGAGATACACAATTCCATCATGAGGAATATCTAATTGTTCACGAGTTATCGTAGGTACACTAACCTCAAAACCATCTATACCTATGTAGGTTTGAGGTAAACGCCAAATTTTTTCACTATAATATTCCTGGGCTGATTCTGGTAAGACGTAGGGGTCAGCAATGAAATAATCTATTGATGGGCTACCAGAAGCATCGAAACCTAACCAAGTAACTTGAACTGGTGCAGGTTTTAAGGATACGATTTCACAGCTAATATCTAAAGTAATACTATCCAAATCTATCAAAATATCGATTTCATCTTTGTATATTTCTTCAGCAATCTCTGAAGTATGGTTTGATTTATATGCTTTGTCTAGTTTACTAAGATACCATTCATGTAGAGGATCACACTCTGGATTAGTA from Nostoc sp. UHCC 0870 includes these protein-coding regions:
- a CDS encoding element excision factor XisH family protein; the protein is MTKGFSPYYKLLRISINFIIQDRVDTLFYGILFHYQLTALGQFINYRGALKRRQPERVLYLAVPLTTYKTFFQLDFPQEMIEENRVKMIIYNAEKEVIVKWKK
- a CDS encoding XisI protein, giving the protein MEKIANYRQMIQQILQEYSQQKPANGNIEVENIFDTERDHYQIVHVGWEGQDWVHSCIIHIDIKGEKIWLQWNGTEDDIAANLVTMGVPKEDIVLGFQSPFMRKFTEYAVG
- a CDS encoding Uma2 family endonuclease; translation: MTTITINLNNVVRLSEDQFYQLCRDNPDIKFELNANGELIVMPPTGGETGKSNAKLTTRFVLWNEQTQLGEVFDSSTCFRLPNGANRSPDVSWIEISRWNALSLEQREKFPPIAPDFVLELMSPSDSLSETQAKMQEYMNAGVKLGWLIDRKTRRIEIYRQGQPKEVLESPTNLSGEDILIGFTLDLQIIWS